The following proteins come from a genomic window of Paenibacillus sp. CAA11:
- a CDS encoding metal ABC transporter ATP-binding protein has product MFEQIPLRVEQLTVAYQKKPVLKNVSFQLPEGKLIGVLGPNGAGKSTLIKAILGLIPKVDGRVSIYGKDYKQQRSRVGYVPQRESVDWDFPTNALDVVMMGRYGALGWFKRPGAEERRLAMECLAKVGMADFAGRQISQLSGGQQQRVFLARALAQQADLYFMDEPFAGVDARTEKAIIALLHELKSQGCTVLVVHHDLATVEEYFDHILLINGELIAEGPTAEVFTADQLQRTYGGRIALIKDTESSAILPVSR; this is encoded by the coding sequence ATGTTTGAACAAATACCTCTGCGGGTTGAACAGCTTACTGTTGCATATCAGAAGAAGCCGGTGTTGAAGAATGTCTCCTTCCAGCTGCCGGAGGGAAAGCTAATCGGTGTGCTTGGGCCGAATGGTGCGGGAAAATCCACATTGATTAAGGCCATTCTCGGCCTCATTCCGAAGGTGGATGGCAGGGTGTCTATTTACGGCAAAGACTATAAGCAGCAGCGCAGCCGGGTTGGCTATGTGCCCCAGCGCGAATCTGTGGACTGGGACTTTCCGACAAACGCGCTGGATGTTGTGATGATGGGACGCTATGGAGCCTTAGGTTGGTTCAAACGGCCCGGCGCAGAGGAGCGACGCCTCGCGATGGAATGTTTGGCGAAGGTAGGAATGGCTGACTTTGCCGGGCGGCAGATCAGCCAGCTGTCCGGCGGCCAGCAGCAGCGGGTGTTCCTGGCCCGGGCGCTTGCCCAGCAGGCGGATTTATATTTCATGGATGAGCCGTTTGCCGGCGTAGACGCAAGAACCGAGAAGGCGATCATTGCTCTGCTGCACGAGCTAAAGTCACAGGGATGCACTGTACTGGTCGTTCACCATGATTTAGCGACAGTGGAGGAATACTTCGATCATATTCTGCTCATTAACGGGGAGCTGATCGCTGAAGGACCTACAGCGGAAGTATTTACTGCGGATCAGCTCCAGCGTACTTACGGAGGGCGCATTGCATTGATTAAGGATACGGAATCGTCGGCGATACTGCCGGTCTCGAGGTGA
- a CDS encoding metal ABC transporter permease: MDWLMGMLNDPNIRWILLGCLLLGLGSGVIGSFAYLRKQSLLGDTLAHAALPGICIAFMLSGIKSVGLFLLGAILSGMLATFGIYAITRYTRIKQDAAMGIVLSVFFGIGVVLMTQIQHSGNGNQSGLDKYMFGQAASMMLVDVYTMAGVSLVLVVLCALLFKEFKLVSFDPGFAKGLGYPVSLLEQLLLLMTVVAVVVGIQAVGVVLIAALLITPAVGARYWSDKLGWMVNLAGIFGAVSGAAGTLISSGLSNLPTGPVTVLAATALFAVSALIAPKRGALAKLLERRRVRADYLQSRLATSAVQQEPLNSGGREV; this comes from the coding sequence ATGGATTGGCTAATGGGTATGCTGAACGATCCGAATATACGCTGGATTCTGCTGGGCTGTCTGCTGCTTGGTCTAGGCAGCGGAGTTATCGGTTCCTTCGCCTATCTTCGCAAGCAAAGTCTGCTGGGGGACACCCTTGCTCATGCCGCCTTGCCAGGCATCTGCATTGCCTTCATGCTGAGCGGGATTAAGTCGGTCGGACTGTTCCTGCTGGGGGCGATCCTATCCGGCATGCTAGCGACGTTTGGGATTTATGCCATTACGCGCTACACCCGAATTAAGCAGGATGCGGCGATGGGCATCGTGCTGTCCGTATTCTTTGGCATAGGGGTCGTGCTGATGACTCAAATTCAGCACAGCGGTAATGGCAATCAGAGCGGCCTGGATAAGTACATGTTCGGCCAGGCTGCCTCCATGATGCTCGTGGACGTCTATACTATGGCTGGCGTGTCATTGGTTTTGGTTGTGCTGTGTGCCCTGCTCTTCAAGGAATTCAAGCTGGTCAGCTTTGATCCGGGTTTTGCCAAGGGCCTTGGCTATCCTGTCTCCCTGCTGGAACAGCTGCTGCTCTTAATGACAGTTGTGGCGGTTGTTGTCGGAATTCAGGCTGTAGGTGTGGTTCTTATTGCCGCCCTGCTGATTACTCCTGCCGTAGGGGCTAGATATTGGAGCGACAAGCTGGGCTGGATGGTGAACCTGGCAGGGATCTTTGGTGCGGTCAGCGGGGCGGCGGGAACCTTGATCAGCTCGGGACTGTCGAACCTTCCTACCGGACCGGTCACGGTGCTGGCAGCTACAGCCTTGTTTGCAGTCTCAGCCCTGATTGCGCCTAAACGGGGGGCTTTAGCCAAATTGCTGGAGCGACGCAGAGTCCGCGCCGACTATCTGCAATCGCGGCTTGCGACCAGCGCGGTTCAACAGGAGCCGCTGAATTCTGGTGGAAGGGAGGTATAG
- a CDS encoding metal ABC transporter solute-binding protein, Zn/Mn family — translation MELQTKKSPLQRAKITLSVIMLVIVAACSRVDGEGEHATRTDQDHPIQVTATIGMITDVVEEIGGDEVKVIGLMGPGVDPHLYKASQGDIRKLDQADLVFYNGLHLEGKMTEILEKLENKKPVIAVSKNIDPSLLRSGKDTGGTEYDPHIWFNVKHWVSAAQTIEQALSAYDPQHAGMYQANADAYIKELEELDKEIQDKIAQIPEEGRVLVTAHDAFGYFGDAYHIKVMGLQGISTAAEYGSKDVGALRDFLVEQRIKAVFVESSIPTKSMEAVIAGAKEKGHDVRIGGELYSDSMGDPGSEADTYIKMVRHNVDTIVEALK, via the coding sequence ATGGAACTGCAAACTAAGAAAAGCCCGCTTCAGCGTGCCAAGATTACACTGAGCGTTATTATGCTGGTTATCGTGGCAGCCTGCTCAAGGGTTGATGGAGAAGGGGAACATGCCACCCGGACAGATCAGGATCATCCGATTCAGGTGACGGCCACAATCGGCATGATTACTGATGTAGTCGAGGAAATTGGTGGGGATGAGGTTAAGGTTATTGGGCTGATGGGGCCGGGCGTGGATCCGCATTTGTACAAAGCGTCTCAGGGGGATATTCGCAAGCTTGATCAGGCAGACCTTGTTTTCTATAACGGGTTGCACCTTGAAGGGAAGATGACTGAAATTCTTGAGAAGTTGGAGAATAAAAAACCGGTCATTGCTGTCTCCAAAAATATAGACCCGTCTTTGCTTCGTTCAGGTAAGGATACAGGAGGTACCGAATACGATCCTCATATTTGGTTCAATGTGAAGCATTGGGTCAGTGCGGCACAGACTATTGAGCAGGCGCTGTCCGCTTATGATCCGCAGCATGCTGGGATGTACCAAGCAAATGCGGATGCATATATTAAAGAGTTGGAGGAACTAGACAAGGAAATTCAAGATAAAATTGCCCAAATTCCCGAGGAAGGTCGGGTGCTTGTGACAGCGCATGATGCCTTCGGGTATTTCGGAGATGCCTACCACATTAAAGTGATGGGACTTCAAGGGATCAGCACAGCGGCGGAATATGGTTCCAAGGATGTTGGCGCACTAAGAGATTTTCTAGTGGAGCAGCGGATTAAGGCGGTGTTTGTAGAGTCCAGTATTCCTACCAAATCGATGGAGGCAGTTATCGCCGGGGCCAAGGAGAAGGGGCATGATGTTCGGATTGGAGGGGAGCTCTACTCAGATTCTATGGGAGACCCGGGCTCGGAGGCGGATACCTATATCAAGATGGTACGCCACAATGTTGACACGATTGTAGAGGCGCTTAAATAG
- a CDS encoding phosphoglycolate phosphatase, with translation MKQLKYRLLALDMDGTLLTDNHQISPETAKWIRKASEAGVHVCLSTGRSYDEAIDFGVELGLQTPMITVNGSEVWRNPQELYRRELLDKELVSRMYNIAREKNAWFWAHSVEDLYNEKNWDDKLLDEKEWVKFGFHTEDDQVRHEILMLLQEMGGLEITNSSPYNLEINPQGVNKATGIRIVCDLLGIRMEETIAVGDSLNDMAAIQAAGLGVAMGNAQIAVKENADYVTSSNNEDGIAEVIRKFIFDMKE, from the coding sequence ATGAAACAATTGAAATACCGGCTATTAGCACTAGATATGGATGGAACCTTGCTTACAGATAATCACCAAATTTCTCCGGAGACCGCGAAGTGGATTCGCAAAGCTTCAGAGGCGGGCGTACATGTCTGCTTGTCCACCGGAAGATCCTATGACGAAGCTATTGACTTTGGAGTGGAGCTGGGGCTCCAGACTCCGATGATTACCGTCAACGGCAGTGAGGTATGGCGAAATCCTCAAGAGCTGTACAGAAGAGAGCTGCTCGATAAGGAGCTGGTCTCCCGTATGTATAATATTGCCCGGGAAAAGAACGCCTGGTTCTGGGCTCACTCTGTAGAGGATTTGTACAATGAGAAGAATTGGGACGATAAGCTTCTGGATGAGAAAGAGTGGGTGAAATTTGGCTTCCATACAGAGGATGATCAGGTGCGTCATGAAATTCTTATGCTGCTGCAGGAGATGGGCGGACTGGAGATTACCAACTCTTCCCCTTATAATTTGGAGATTAATCCGCAGGGAGTTAATAAAGCTACAGGAATTCGCATCGTTTGTGATCTGCTGGGAATCCGTATGGAGGAGACCATTGCGGTCGGCGATAGTCTTAACGATATGGCCGCCATTCAGGCAGCCGGACTTGGGGTAGCCATGGGCAATGCCCAGATTGCAGTGAAAGAGAATGCGGACTATGTGACATCGTCTAATAATGAAGATGGAATCGCAGAGGTCATCCGCAAATTCATATTTGACATGAAGGAGTGA
- a CDS encoding metal ABC transporter permease: MADFWIILTGALVAASCGILGCFLILRRMALIGDAISHSVLPGIAIAFLLSGSRDSILMLLGAAVLGLITVFLIQFLQRGGLQSDASIGIVFTALFAIGVILISRNASHIDLDLDCVLFGEIAYVQWDTLIVAGYDLGPAAVWMLGGTLLLILLVIGLFYKQFKICAFDPSLAFACGIPVALFHYLLMGLVSLSTVASFESVGAILVVGMLIVPAATAYLLTDRLSLMLGYSVLIGIVSSAGGYYAAVWLDASIAGAMIVVAGILFVLALIFSPLHGLVSRLSRRRQLKSAAAA; this comes from the coding sequence ATGGCTGACTTTTGGATTATACTCACCGGAGCGCTTGTTGCCGCCTCCTGCGGCATTCTGGGCTGCTTCTTGATCCTTCGCCGCATGGCGCTGATCGGGGACGCGATTAGCCACTCGGTCCTGCCGGGGATTGCCATTGCCTTTCTGCTCAGCGGAAGCAGAGATTCAATCTTGATGCTGCTGGGGGCTGCGGTGCTGGGATTGATCACGGTCTTCCTGATTCAGTTTCTGCAGCGAGGAGGTCTGCAATCCGATGCCTCCATCGGCATTGTCTTCACGGCGTTGTTCGCCATCGGAGTCATCCTGATCAGCCGCAACGCCTCGCATATTGACCTTGATCTCGATTGTGTGCTGTTCGGTGAAATTGCCTACGTACAATGGGACACCTTGATCGTCGCCGGATATGATCTTGGACCGGCAGCCGTATGGATGCTAGGAGGCACACTGCTGCTGATTCTGCTTGTGATCGGCCTGTTCTATAAGCAGTTCAAGATCTGTGCCTTCGATCCGTCGCTGGCCTTCGCCTGTGGCATTCCCGTAGCGCTGTTCCATTACCTGCTGATGGGGCTGGTCTCTCTGTCTACGGTAGCCTCATTTGAAAGTGTAGGTGCTATTCTAGTCGTAGGCATGTTAATTGTACCGGCAGCCACGGCATATCTTCTTACGGACCGGCTGAGCCTCATGCTCGGCTACAGCGTCTTGATTGGCATCGTCAGTTCTGCTGGCGGATATTATGCGGCTGTATGGCTGGATGCCTCCATTGCCGGGGCTATGATTGTCGTAGCAGGTATTCTCTTTGTGCTTGCCTTGATTTTCTCTCCGCTGCACGGGCTAGTCTCCCGTCTCTCTAGACGCAGACAATTGAAATCAGCGGCGGCAGCCTAA